A region of the Apium graveolens cultivar Ventura chromosome 6, ASM990537v1, whole genome shotgun sequence genome:
AAACAATGCCTGAAACGATGCCAACAAGTAACACTGCTAAAAGTAATAGAAGCACAAAAATCCCTGCACAAATCACCGATCAATCGCCATTTGTATCGCATTATCGCTTCAAACTTAATCATTCAATTGTAGTGTTCTAAAGGGAAGCAAAACAAATGTTGTACTTAATTGTTTCAAATCTTTCACCCTCCCAAGTTACTAGGCATACAATGCAACCTTACTTATATTATACATGAATCACTAAAAAATAAACGAATCCATATGATATAGTAGTAACATATTATCAAAATTACATTCAAATGTGTATTTATAAAAGATccacaaaattaaaaaaaaaaaaaaaaaaacaatttCACACCTTTAATAATCCTCCATCATATCGTAATCTTCCAGATCTTAAACCTCAGATCCACCTTACACTTAACATTCGCCGTGTTCGCAACCGTCGCTGTTTTTCCAGTCGGCAAATTAGCTTTAATTCCGTCACATTTCACTCTAATTCtgatcttcttcgtcttcgttcCCGCGATCTTCACTTTCAGCTTCGTATCCATCTGTACCTTCAACACTACACTCTTCTTACTCTTCAAATTCAACGACTCGGCATCAACACTTTGACTCTTAGCTGACACCGTTGACTTCAGTGTAGTTGTGTTCTTCTTTCCCTGATTGAAGGCAGGTATAGTTCCGGTACCAACCGTGACGCCGTTAGAGATGATTTTGATAGCGATTGGATTGAAAAAGTAAGTGATTTTTTTGTTCGGATTGCGAGCTTTTACAGTGAGGTTGAATCTAGAAGTGAGGTGAGATGAGGAAGAGAGATTGAATTGATTGACGTGAAGAGATGAGACGGAGAATGAGGGGCGGTGGGGCCGGTAGATGACGTAGACGATGGCGCCGAAAATTGCAGCGAGTGTGATGAGGATTACGATGAGGAGAGTTGTCCAGAGGCAGCAGCGGCAGCAGAAGCTACGGCGGCGACGGTTGTGGTAAGGTGTGGGACGGTAGGCTGGGCGCGTGGCCGTGAATTGCTGCGCTTTTGTTGCCGGAAAAGCTGGATTGGCAGAGGGAGGGCCGGTGGCGGTGCCGTTAGTTGCAGCGGGAGGTTTGGATGGGAATACTCTATCTGCCATGTTTTTTTGTGGATTATgaatggagtgattagtgtgtgttTTTATATATGGTGATGGTGTGTGTTAGTGAATGAATTGTAATTatacgagagagagagagagacgaagTACAGAGGAAGAATGAGAAAAAGGGCGAATCTGAGATGAAATGGAAAGAGAGTGATGATGGATACATAACAACAACGATTAATTGCTTAATTTAATTACGCGGTTCCTTCATTACCCCGTTTTAATCATGCCTATCAGTGACAGGTGTATATTACTGTCAACTTTTTGGTTTTATTCTTCCCTCTCTCTCTGGTTAGTCTACTTAATCATGAGTATtagtagttaataattagtttaATAAATCTGGATTAAATAAGTTGTGTGCTCCTATATGTTATACTGTTATTGTTAGGTCGACCGAAAAATAGAACTGGGTTAGGTCCAGCTCGTggattttgaaaaagaataaaGTATCCTACATGCTGTTTTGATAAATTATTAATTGgtgaaaattaaaataaattatttgttTTTCGAAAAGAAAATTAATAACTTGTTTACttcaatataaaattataagtTTTGATAAATTACTCTTTCTTTACTACTCTCTCTCCTTTATATAGAGTGGTTGACTTTTTTTCATGTATTTTTAAGAGGTTCGAAAATATAATTagaattaatatttttttaattttctttctaaattaaaatataacatatatttttttaaaaaaatttaatcaaacatagttattttaattaaaaaagaattaaaaaatattttagatatacatttaaaatatacataaaaaGTCAAACGTGCTATATTATGAATTAGAGGAagtattttatttattcaaaaatggCTAGATATAAAAAAGAAATGAATAAATTAACCAAATCTCCTCCTTAGGGAGAGTCATTAAGATTTATGTTTAGAGTGTGCTCCTCACAACAAAATCTATCATAATTTGGGAACAAAATCTGGAAACACTAAAAAAAAAAAAGGAGGAAAGTATTGTATTGAGAAAAGAAATGGGGCGGACGGACGGAAGTGATTAGGAAGGTAGGAGGAGGCGGTGAGACAGAGAGTAGGTAGTGGAGCTGACACTAACAACGAAGGGGTGGGGCTCCGTTACGAGTTTACGTTACCAGCGAGAGATGTCTCCACCTCACCCCCCTTTACACACAAGTTGGAGCTCTGCTGTTGCCCCCCACCCCACGTGTGAAACTGATACCTCCCCATCTTATTTCTACCACCACCCGTGTCTTTCTCAACGTTCAGTTTTCAACTTATATACGGACTACATACGTAATGGACACATTGCTAGATCTGGATCTTAAGTAGCTTTCGGCCCACGGCCCCATTACAGTTCATTACCTAGTTTCGCCTCTCATTTctaaaaaaaaataaacaaaacaatACGCTACCCATGTGCTATCTGTAATTTTATTACTCTATTACACTAGTTTTATTATGTAAGGGAAATTCTTCATACTTGCAATCGGTATCGCATATAATTTCGCACAAACTTTTTGTGATACGATTTTTAAAGCAACCGATTCTTTTAACCGGACTCATTATTTAATAGTATAAAGCATCTTAATTTATCCTCAAAAACTTATATTGCAGATCGAAATTAACCCGGTGTTTACTACTCCAATGATATGCACTTTTCCTAAAATTTAGTTTCCACTAATCAGAAAAACTCGATTAGTTAATTTGTCAAACAAATGAAAAAAGGTGGTTATTTTGTCAATGGGTCTGATAACATAAAGCTCTAGTCAATAGTAATTTTACCTTTTTAAGTGTTACTAATTCCAGGTTGCAAACATACGTATCTCTTTTTGCTGTACTAATGTACTCTAAAGTATGCCCTAGCTTCAATGCACATCGCACACCCATTCGGTTTCTAAGTTCAATCTCCAGGAACAAGTTAGCGGAAGAGTGAAGACGATGCAAGTTGATAAATTTATGGAAATTTTAAGACAAAGCCTAGGCAGCAGTAAGGACAAGGTATATATATAGATGACGATGACGATGACGATGACGATGACGATGACGATGACAAACAGGGTGACATTCACAAGTTAAAAGTACCAAGTGTAGTCTAGAGTGATACATAAATCTGAATTCAATTGAATACAACAGATAGTAGCTAAATTTGAATAATTTAGTTTGCAAGCCAAGCCTATCTCTACAATTAAGTGCTTGCTAAAAATTAGGTTGAGGAGATAATATTGCTGCACCATAACCAATTCCTTCATATACCAGCTTCTCTACCTAGCCGCTGTCTCAGTATTTTCAATCCCATGTACCTGGTGTCAGCACAGATCAATAAGTATGATAATTTTGCAGATATATATAACAAGCGCTTTAAGTAGCTATCCAACATTGTATTTGCCAAATAGTTTCACAAATGTACTATCATCTTACCTTCCCATCATCAGCAGAGTGGCTTGAGGATTAGTGCCTGGAGAGTGGGAAAATGTTGAACCGTCAACAACACGGAGCCTATGCACACCAAGAACCTCGTAGTTTGGGCTTACCACCTTACCCACATGGCATCCACCATGGTAGTGCCAGATTGTAATAACAGTGTCCTTGCAGAATTGCTCCACGGACTTGGTATCATTGGTATGTTTGGGGATAAAGTTAACATTGGCCTGGACACTCAAGTTGAGCAGCTTCTCGAAGGATTCTTTGCCAGGCATATAGTTGGTAAGGTGTTTTGAGGCGAGAAGCTTCTCTACAAGACGAATACCATCTACACATTGTTGTAGATCTCCTGGATGGCTAAAGTAGTTGAAGGAAACACGGGGGTTATCATCGACATTAGTGTTAGTCAGGCTCAGTTGTCCTGTTGACTTTGGGCTGGCTAACTTTTGTAGGATAAAACCTCCTTTAAACACTTCATGTGGAAGGTTCCGTTTGTTTCTTCTATAAGCTTCTATAGCGTCTTTTG
Encoded here:
- the LOC141667136 gene encoding NDR1/HIN1-like protein 13, encoding MADRVFPSKPPAATNGTATGPPSANPAFPATKAQQFTATRPAYRPTPYHNRRRRSFCCRCCLWTTLLIVILITLAAIFGAIVYVIYRPHRPSFSVSSLHVNQFNLSSSSHLTSRFNLTVKARNPNKKITYFFNPIAIKIISNGVTVGTGTIPAFNQGKKNTTTLKSTVSAKSQSVDAESLNLKSKKSVVLKVQMDTKLKVKIAGTKTKKIRIRVKCDGIKANLPTGKTATVANTANVKCKVDLRFKIWKITI